A section of the Plutella xylostella chromosome 18, ilPluXylo3.1, whole genome shotgun sequence genome encodes:
- the LOC105380853 gene encoding polyserase-2: protein MLFKYGIVLLALFSGCLARPSLEIDDTIDLSSFFDHVGPSTRIVGGSPAAVGSAPYMVALSAGDVIRNYQCGASLITPRTVLTAAHCYVVHTEAGVLSSSYRGIVGTNLWKEGGYMFAFERFVTHPDYSQNMLKNDLGLLVTAAPVPLSDLVQIMPLSFNHVDAGVQVRVTGWGLIRPEGPRSDNLLELVTSTMGGEECTAAFPSMFQSSIELCTVRDNRGTCNSDSGSPLVRTDIGGQVGVVSWSMLGCGRGGPDVYVRLSAFRRFIESNAVKEGIMSFKYGFLLIALLSGCLATPSLEAQDLSIFFEHVDTSATNRIVGGTTAEEGSAPHMVALSVGSIIRSLSCGGSLITTQTILTAAHCIEGAWGFGSLVSSYRATVGTNVWNQGGASYAIARNVTHPHYLGSTIKNDIGLLMTSTEVRMSDTVKPIPLSFGFVEGGIETRATGWGRIRAGGPISNTLLELTLTTISGEECVEKVAQASVDLNIRAPDIEPHLELCVFHSENHGMCNGDSGSALVRTDIGGQVGVVSWGFPCARGAPDMFARVSAFRDFIEEHAV from the exons ATGCTCTTCAAATACGGAATCGTGCTATTAGCACTCTTTTCTGGGTGCCTAG CAAGGCCGTCCCTAGAGATCGACGATACTATCGACCTCTCCAGTTTCTTCGACCACGTCGGCCCTTCCACCCGCATCGTGGGCGGCTCTCCAGCGGCTGTCGGATCAGCCCCCTACATGGTGGCACTATCCGCCGGTGACGTCATCAGGAACTACCAGTGCGGAGCCTCTCTGATCACGCCAAGGACCGTGCTCACCGCTGCCCACTGCTATGTTGTGCATACAGAAGCTGGGGTACTTTCCAG CTCGTACCGCGGCATCGTCGGCACCAACCTATGGAAGGAGGGGGGCTACATGTTTGCGTTCGAGAGGTTCGTGACCCACCCCGACTACTCGCAGAATATGCTGAAGAACGACCTCGGGCTCCTGGTCACGGCGGCGCCGGTGCCGCTGTCCGACCTCGTGCAGATCATGCCGCTGAGCTTCAACCACGTGGACGCCGGGGTCCAAGTCAGGGTTACCGGATGGGGACTGATTAGA CCCGAGGGTCCCAGGTCCGACAATCTCCTGGAGCTGGTCACGTCCACGATGGGCGGTGAAGAGTGCACTGCGGCGTTCCCGAGCATGTTCCAGTCCAGCATAGAGCTCTGCACGGTGCGCGACAATCGAGGCACTTGCAAC AGTGACAGCGGCAGTCCCCTGGTGCGGACCGACATCGGAGGTCAAGTGGGCGTGGTCTCCTGGTCGATGCTGGGCTGCGGCCGCGGCGGGCCTGACGTGTACGTCAGACTCAGCGCCTTCCGACGGTTCATCGAGTCTAATGCTGTT AAAGAGGGAATCATGTCGTttaaatatggatttttgcTAATAGCACTCCTTTCTGGGTGCCTAG CAACGCCTTCCCTCGAGGCTCAAGATCTGTCCATCTTCTTCGAGCATGTGGACACGTCAGCCACCAACCGCATCGTGGGTGGCACCACTGCGGAGGAGGGGTCTGCGCCGCACATGGTAGCGCTATCCGTAGGATCTATCATCAGGTCCTTGTCATGCGGAGGCTCCCTCATCACGACCCAGACTATCCTCACTGCTGCCCACTGCATTGAGGGTGCCTGGGGCTTTGGATCTCTTGTCAG CTCCTACCGTGCTACCGTGGGCACCAACGTGTGGAACCAGGGCGGCGCCTCCTACGCCATCGCGCGCAACGTGACCCACCCGCACTACCTGGGCTCCACCATCAAGAACGACATCGGCCTCCTCATGACCTCCACCGAGGTCCGCATGTCCGACACCGTCAAGCCCATTCCTCTCAGCTTTGGCTTCGTTGAAGGAGGCATCGAAACCAGGGCTACTGGATGGGGAAGGATTCGG GCCGGAGGTCCCATCTCCAACACCCTGCTGGAGCTGACGCTGACCACCATCAGCGGCGAGGAATGTGTGGAGAAGGTGGCGCAGGCCTCCGTGGACCTGAACATCCGCGCACCCGACATCGAGCCCCATCTGGAGCTGTGCGTCTTCCACTCTGAAAACCACGGCATGTGCAAC GGTGACAGCGGCAGCGCGCTGGTGCGCACGGACATCGGCGGGCAGGTGGGCGTGGTGTCGTGGGGCTTCCCCTGCGCGCGCGGCGCCCCCGACATGTTCGCGCGAGTCAGCGCCTTCCGGGACTTCATTGAGGAACACGCCGTCTGA